One genomic segment of Bacteroidota bacterium includes these proteins:
- a CDS encoding Crp/Fnr family transcriptional regulator: protein MEKNLVNSTLFKGIDMKEIEKILSSTHHQIKAYEKETIIAQSGDICNKLFILIEGSVRGEVSDYTGKLIKIEDINAPDSFAEAFIYANENMLLVNIVTNSKTKILTIYENDLFEMFLKHPTVLKNYLTILSDRFVLVTKKLKFLSLKSIKGKLAQYLLKQSKQNNSNKFVLDKTQQELADYFGITRPSLTRSIKELDKLGFISAKGKNIEIVDKHKLMRHSVVDEK from the coding sequence ATGGAAAAAAACTTAGTAAATTCCACCCTTTTCAAAGGAATTGATATGAAGGAAATTGAAAAAATTCTTAGCTCAACTCATCATCAAATTAAAGCTTATGAAAAAGAGACCATAATTGCACAAAGTGGCGATATTTGCAACAAACTGTTTATTCTAATAGAAGGAAGTGTACGTGGAGAAGTTTCCGATTACACGGGAAAACTTATAAAAATTGAAGACATAAATGCTCCCGATTCATTTGCCGAAGCATTTATTTATGCCAACGAGAATATGCTTTTGGTGAATATTGTTACAAATTCTAAAACCAAAATACTGACAATTTACGAAAATGATTTGTTCGAAATGTTTTTGAAACATCCTACTGTGCTAAAAAACTATCTGACAATACTTTCCGATAGATTTGTTCTTGTAACCAAAAAACTGAAATTCCTTTCCTTGAAATCTATCAAAGGAAAATTGGCTCAATATTTACTAAAACAGTCGAAACAAAATAATTCAAACAAATTTGTACTCGACAAAACCCAACAAGAATTAGCAGATTATTTTGGAATTACTCGCCCTTCGCTCACTCGTTCTATCAAAGAATTAGATAAATTGGGCTTTATTTCAGCCAAAGGGAAAAATATTGAAATTGTTGATAAGCACAAATTAATGAGACATAGCGTTGTTGATGAGAAATAG